The sequence CCGGCCGCGCCGCAAACAGCGTCGCAAGCGCGCCGCCATGGGGGGCGATGATCACGTCCGCCGCGGCGACGGCGGCCAATTGCCCGGGGCCTTGAAGATCCTCCATCTCGACCGACACGAAGCCAAGCTGCCTGAGGCCGCCGATCAGATCCCTTTCATTCACCATACGGCGTCGCTGCGCCTTGGCGCGGCTGATATAAAGCAGCCGCCCGCCCCCCTCGACGCCGGCTGTCACCCCTTCGGCTGCGGCGGCAAACTCCGACAGGATGGCGGGATCGGCGATATGAAACGGATGGTGCCCGGCCCCCGCCACGACAGCGCTGGTGGGCAGCAGAAGTTCCTCGACCCGGTACAGGCGGTCCGGGATGGCGGATCGAAACCCCGGGTTTACCGCCCCTTGCAGTGTCCGGTTCACCGGGGCGCCCGTCGCTGGCAGAAATATCTCGGATGGCGCGTAGCCCGCCTTGGCAAGCAGGGCAGCCGTGGTCAGGTGATCGCCGAGGAAATGCGCGGGGTTGTCGGGCGAATGCCGGTTGCCGCAATAGATCATGCGCGCCACCTGCGCCCCCCGACCGGCCGCGGCATCCACCAGACAGGCCTGCGACGGGATCGCCGTGGAACGGGTGTCGATCGCCGCCCCCCGAAACACGCAGAAACGATCGCCTCGATGGGCGAAAAAGACATCGCGCAAGGCGATCAGACGCATGGGGTGCGCCGGCTTGTCCCGTGCGAAGCCGAGGCGGTTGACCCCCGGGCCGACCGCGACGCGCCCCGGATCGAGCTCCGGCCAATCCGGCACTGGTGCGACCGGGTCGCCGAGGCCGGGCGCGGCCAGATCGGTTTCGAACAGCCCGGCGAGATACCGAAAGCCCTTCACGCCGACCAGATCGCCTAGAATGCGCCCGGGCTTGTCTATGGGCATCGGGCTCAGGTCGAGTTGGCGCCGCAGCAGGCTTACGGGCCAGAGATAGGGCGAGCGCCCTGTCAGCAGGCGTTGCGCCATCCAGCGACCAATCCGGCCCACATGCGGCACAGGCGCCCCCCTTTTTCAACGCGCGCACCGCCCACGCGACGCGGCAGACCCATCTGGCCCTTGCCTATATCCGCCCACGGACCGGTTGAAAACACCGCGAAACCGCAAGGGCGCGGGCCAAGGGCGCGCCGGGCCATGCACCGCCCTGCCCGCGCCGGCAGCAAAGCCGCAAGCGCCCTACGCAAAAAGATTGCGCCAGCAAAACGTCATCTTTCCTTACGTTTCGTCAGGCGCAAAGTGACGCAACGTCCTGTTTACGTAAACGTCATCTTCTCTTGTAGAGTGTGACGGTGACTCGCATGTTCCTGCGCCAGAGACAGCCATGTTCGACCTGACGAAAGACATCATGACCCAGGAAACCATGACCATCCGCGAAATGTGCGATGCGTTCGACGTGACGCCGCGCACCCTGCGCTTCTACGAGTCCAAGGAGCTTCTTTTTCCGATCCGCGAAGGACAAAAGCGCCTTTTCACCCGCCGCGACCGCGCGCGCCTCAAGCTGATCCTGCGCGGCAAGCGCTTTGGCTTCAGCCTCGAGGAAATCCGCCAGTTGCTCGACCTCTACTATGTCGGCGATCAGCAGGCCACGCAGTTGTCGCGCACGCTGGACATCGCGCAGGACCGCTTGTCGGACATGGAGCGCCAGCGCGCCGAACTGGACGATGCCATCGACGAATTGAAATCGCAGATGGGCCTGGTCAACGGCATGCTGGCCGACCGGATCGCGAGGGACGCCGCCGAGTAATCGACCAAAGCGCGAACACCACCATACCCCAAGCCCATGACATCCCCGGGAGGTTTTTGAGGATGCCAAGCTACACCGCCCCCACCAAGGACGCACAATTCATCCTGCATGACGTGCTGAACATCTCCGGCAAGGAGATCCCCGGTTTTGCAGATCTCGACCGCGACTTCACGGCCGCCATTCTCGAAGAGGCCGGCAAGATCGCGGCCGAGGTGCTGACGCCGCTGAACGCCGTCGGCGACCAGGAAGGGTGCCGCCTGGAAAACGGCGTGGTCTATACGCCCACCGGGTTCAAGGCCGCCTTCGACCAGATGAAGGCGGGCGGCTGGCCCGGCATCGACATGCCCGAGGAATACGGCGGGCAGAACATGCCCTATGTCATCGGCACGGCGGTGGGCGAGTTCTTTTCCGCCGCCAACCAGGCATTCATGATGTATCAGGGCCTGACCCACGGGGCGGCCTCGGCGATCCTGGCCCACGGGACGGAGGCGCAAAAGCACAAGTGGCTGCCCAAGATGGTCAGCTGCGACTGGACCGGCACCATGAACCTGACCGAGCCGCATTGCGGCACCGATCTGGGCCTGATGCGCACCAAGGCCGAGCCGCAGGACGATGGCAGCTACAAGATCACCGGCCAGAAGATCTTCATCTCTGCCGGCGATCACGACATGGCCGAGAACGTGGTGCATCTGGTGCTGGCCAAGATCCCCGGCGGCCCTGAGGGCATCAAGGGTGTTTCGCTGTTCATCGTGCCCAAGCTCCTCGTCGATGACGATGGCAATCTGGGCGCGCGCAACGGCGTGTCGGTCGGCAAGATCGAGCACAAGATGGGCATTCACGGCAACGCCACCTGCGTCATGAATTACGACGGGGCAACAGGCTACCTGTTGGGGGACATGCACAAGGGCATGCGCGCGATGTTCACCATGATGAACGAGGCGCGTCTGGGCGTCGGCATGCAGGGCCTGGCACAGGCCGAGGTCGCGTTCCAGAACGCCCTGGACTATGCGAAAGACCGCCTGCAGGGCCGCGACGTGACCGGCCCCAAGAACCCCGATGGCCCGGCCGATCCGTTGATCGTGCACCCCGATATCCGCCGCAACCTGATGGAGCAGAAAAGCTTTGCCGAGGGCGCACGCGCCTTCATGCTGTGGGGCGCCACGCTGATCGACCAGGCCCACCGCGCCCAGGACGCGGATGCCGATGGCCTGATCTCGCTCATGACGCCGGTCATCAAGGGCTTCCTGACCGACAAGGGCTTTGACATGACCATTCAGGCCCAGCAGGTCTATGGCGGGCACGGTTACATCGAGGAATGGGGCATGTCGCAATTCGCCCGCGACGCCCGCATCGCCATGATCTACGAAGGCGCCAACGGCGTGCAGGCCCTCGACCTTGTGGGGCGCAAGCTGGCGCAGGACGGCGGCAAGCATGTCATGGCGTTTTTCGATCTCGTCAAAACCTTCTGCAAGGAGGAAGCCGGGACCGACGGCATGGCCGAATTCGTCGGCCCGGTGAAAAACGCCTCGAAAGACCTGCAAGCCGCCGCGATGTATTTCATGCAGGAAGGCATGAAGAACCCCAACAACGCGCTGGCAGGGTCCTATGACTTCATGCATCTGTTCGGGCATGTCTGCCTGGGCCTGATGTGGGCGAAAATGGCCAAGGCGTCGCTTGACGCGCTGGCGTCGGGGACATCGGATCCCAAGTTCCACCAGACCAAGCTGGCCACCGCGCGCTTCTACATGAGCCGCCAGCTGCCGATGACCGCGACCCATCTGGCCCGCATCCAGTCGGGGGCCGAGCCGGTCATGGCGCTGGAGGCCGCCAATTTCTAAGCTCATGCCATGGCCGCCCCCCAAGGGCGGCCATGGCAGCCGAACACGGAGAACAACATGCCCAAGCGCTTGCGCCTGACCCGGCGGCCCAACATCGCGATGAGCGAGGATGCCTATCGCCGGTTGCGCAGCCTGTCGGACGAGGCCGGATTGAACGAGGGCGAGTTCCTGTCCTTCCTGTTCGAACACTGGTCGAGCTGCATCAACGACGAAAAATTCACCGCCCGGCTGCGCCTGTTCAATTCGGAACTGGACGAGCGAAAACGCTGACGGCGGCGCAAAGAGACGACGGAGGATGTGAGTATTTTTGCCAAGAAGAAGGGGTAGGGTCGCGGCCCTGCCGAACCGTCTGCGCATCGGGACCCCGACCGGGTCAGCACGCATCAGCGGGGGCAGGGCCGCCTTCTCCTTGGGCGGTCATCGGCTCTCCAGCCTGTACCGCACGATGAGCAAAGCACGTTAACCTTAACAAAGGGTTACGCGCCTTCTTCTTGGTTGAAATACTCCGACGGGGGTGCGGGGGTGTGAAACCCCCGCCACTTCAGTCACAGATGGTACGGGCTGCACGGGAGGGCACCATGACCAACATGCTTTATTGCTTCGGCGAAAGCGGGAATGCCTACAAGGCGGCGCTCGCGCTGGAATTGGCGAGTGTCCCGTGGGCGGCCCGTTTCGTCGATTTCTTCAACGGCGAGGCGCGCAGCCTCGCGTTCCGTGCGATCAACCGGATGGGTGAGGTCCCCGTGCTGGACGCGCATGGCACGATCCTGACCCAGTCGGGTGTGATCCAGGATTGGGTCATGGACGAGACCGGCAAACTGTGCGGCGACGGGTCCAAGGCCACGCGGCGCGAGATCCTGCGCTGGACGATCTTCGACAATCAGAAGGTCTCGGGACAGGCGGGGCCCTTGCGGTTCCTGATGAACTTCCTGCCCGAGGACAAACGCCCGCAAGAGGTCGTGGCGTTCATGGCCGGTCGCCTCAAGGCGGCTTTGCTGGTTCTGGAGGCCGAACTGGCAACCCGTGACTGGCTGGTGGGCGACAGCCTGACCTGCGCCGACCTGAGTTGCTGTGGATACCTCTACTACGACGAGCCCTTCACCTTCGACCGGGCCGCGTACCCGGCGATTTCCGCCTGGCTGGACCGCATCGCCGCGACGCCGGGATGGAAACACCCCTATGACCTGATGCAGCGGGCCTACCCGCCTGCCTGACCCCCTGCCCCAACCGACCGGGCAAAGACGACACAAACGGAGCGCACATCATGACCGACGCCTATATCTACGACGCGATCCGCACGCCGCGCGGCAAGGGCCGCAAGGACGGCGCCCTGCACGAGGTGACCTCGGCCCGCCTGTCGGCCTTCACGCTGAACAGCCTGAAGGAACGCAACAATCTTGACGGGCACGCGGTCGAGGACGTGATCTGGGGCAATGCCACGCAGGTGATGGAACAGGGCGGCTGCCTTGCGCGCACCGCCGTTCTGGCCTCGGATCTCGACGAGCGGATTCCGGGCCTGTCGATCAACCGCTTCTGCGCCTCGGGGCTGGAGGCGGTGAACCTTGCCGCCAACCAGGTGCGCGGCGGGGCCGGTGACGGCTATATCGCGGGCGGTGTCGAAATGATGGGCCGCGTCGCCATGGGGTCCGACGGGGCGGCCATCGCCGTCGATCCGTCCATCGCGATGAACAGCTATTTCGTGCCGCAAGGCATCAGCGCCGATATCATCGCCACCGAATACGGCATCTCGCGCGACGACGCCGACGCGCTGGCCGTGGAGTCGCAGAACCGCGCCGCCGCGGCCTGGGCCGATAACCGGTTCGCGAAATCGGTGATGCCGGTGACGGATGTCAACGCCCTGACGATTCTGGATCGCGACGAATACATGCGCCCGGGCACCGACATGCAGGCGCTCGGCGCGCTGAAACCCTCATTCAAGGATATGGGCGAACAGATGCCCGGCTTCGACGCCATCGCGCTGATGAAATACCCCCATCTCGAGGCGATCACCCACATCCACCATGCCGGCAATTCCTCGGGCATCGTTGATGGCGCCGCCGCGGTTCTGATCGGCAACAAGGCCTTCGGCGAGACATGGGGCCTGACCCCGCGTGCCCGCATCCGCGCCACGGCCAAGATCGGCACCGACCCCACCATCATGCTGACCGGGCCCGTTCCGGCCACGGAAAAGATCCTTGCCGACAGTGGCATGTCGATTTCCGATATCGACCTGTTCGAGGTGAACGAGGCGTTCTCGTCGGTGGTGTTGCGCTTCATGCAGGCGTTCGACGTTGACCATTCCAAGGTCAACGTGAACGGCGGCGCCATCGCCATGGGCCATCCACTGGGCGCGACAGGCGCGATTATCCTTGGTACGCTGCTGGACGAGTTGGAGCGCAGCGGCAAGGGCACCGGCCTTGCCACCTTGTGCGTCGCCTCGGGGATGGGGGCGGCCACAATCATCGAGCGCGTGTAACGAGTAGCCGGTGCAACGACATGGTGGAGCATGGCACAAAACGCGGCCCTGGCGATTTATCAGGATTTTCTCGACCTCATGGGGGCGGCCGTCATTGCCAGCGATGCCGACACCTTTCTTGCCCATGTTTTCCTGCCGCACCGGATCGTCACCGAGACGGAAACCATCGTGATCGAGACCATGGCCAGTTCGCGGCGTCATTTCGAGGGGTTCGCAGCCGCCCTTCGCGGGCAAGGGGCCGACAGCTACGCGCGTGTTGCCAAGACGGCCGTGTTTCTTTCCCCCGACCGGATCGCCGGCACGCACGATGCGTTCATCTCTTCGCGCGGGAAACTTGTGGTGCCGCGCTTTGCCAACGAGATCGAGATCGTGCAACGCGACGGCATCTGGGGGTCGGTGCGCACGCGCCATTACACGCGGTTCGTCTCGTGGCCCGATATCCTGCCCAGAATGACCGTGTGACCATGGCGCTCGAGACCTATCAATCCTGGCTGGACCACGGTGGGAGGGCTACTCTGGACCGGCGCCTTCGAGGCCGTGGCCGAGATCATGCACTATCCCCAGCGCGTGGAAACGCGCGATGGCGGCGTGCATTACGCCGCCCCGCACCAGATGCGCGAGGCCGCGTCCGAATTCCGCGCGTTTCTCAGCCGCATGGGCGCGACGAGCTATCATCGCATCGCGAAGCACGCGACCTTTGCCGATGGTGATCGCACCCGGATCGAGGGCGCGCATACCACGCATATCCTGCGGGGCGGAAACTACGCGGTCGAGCCCTTCACATCGCACCTGACGCTCGTCCTGCGTGACGGCGTCTGGCTGGGCGCGGGTCTGCGCTCGGCCATTTCCAACCATACCTGCACGATCCTGCCCCCCGCGCATCTTGCCGCCCAGCGACAGGCGCAGGCGGGGCAAAGCAAAGAAGGATGACCACCATGACCGATTTCACCATGCAGATCGACGCCGATGGCGTCGCCATCGTCACCTGGGATGTACCGGGCAAGTCGATGAACGTCCTCTCGCGCGAGGCCTTCGCCACCGTCGAGACGCTGATCGACGACGCGCTGGCCGATGACGCGGTCAAGGGTATCGTCATCACCAGCGGCAAGGACAGTTTTGCCGGCGGCATGGACCTGAACACGCTGGCCACGATCCGGCAGGAATCGGGCGATGACCCGGCCAAGGGGCTGTTCGATTTCACCATGAACGGCCACCGTATCCTGCGCAAACTGGAACGCGCCGGAATGGACCCCAAGACCAACAAGGGCGGCAAGCCCATCGCCTGCGCCATTCCCGGCACCTGTGCGGGCATCGGGACCGAGATCGCGCTGGCCTGTCATCGCCGCTTCATGGCCGACAACCCCAAGGCCAAGATCGGCCTGCCCGAAATCTTGGTCGGAATCTTCCCCGGCGGCGGCGGCACCACCCGCTACAGCCGCATGGTCGGCACGATGGCCGCGGCCCCGGTCCTGCTGGAGGGTCGGATGCTGGACCCGAAAAAGGCCAAGTCGGCGCAATTGGTGGACGAGGTGGTGCCGGCGGACGACCTGCTTTCCAGGGCAAAGGAGTGGGTCCTGTCCGCCAAGGATGCCGATATCGTGAAACCCTGGGATCAGAAGGGATGGAAGATGCCCGGCGGCGCGCCCTATCACCCGGCGGGCTTCATGACCTTTGTCGGGGCCTCCGCCATGATCAACGGCAAGACCAAGGGAGTCTACCCGGCGGCCAAGGCGCTGCTGTCGTCGGTCTACGAGGGCGCGTTGGTCGATTTCGACACGGCCCTGAAGATCGAGGCGCGGTGGTTCACATCCGTTCTGATGAAACCCTCCTCCTCGGCCATGATCCGGTCGCTGTTCCTGAACAAGGAAGCGCTGGAAAAGGGCGCGAACCGGCCGGCGGTCGAAGACCAGCGCGTGAAAAAGGTCGGTGTTCTGGGCGCGGGCATGATGGGCGCAGGCATCGCCTATGTCAGCGCCAATGCCGGGATCGAGGTGGTGCTGATCGACGCCGCGCAGGACGCCGCCGACCGCGGCCGCGCCCATGCCGAGGGGATCCTCGACAAGGGGATGAAGCGCGGCAAGGTCACGCCCGAGAAGAAAGAGCAGGTCCTCGGCCGGATCACGGCGACCACCGATTATGCTGCGCTCGAGGGCTGCGACCTGATCGTCGAAGCCGTGTTCGAAGACCCCGGCGTGAAGGCCGAGGTGACCGCCAAGGCCGAGGCGCAGATGTTGGAGACGGGCGTCTTCGCCACCAACACCTCGACCCTGCCCATCACGGAACTGGCCACGGCCAGCGCGCGGCCCGAGCAATTCATCGGCATCCACTTCTTCAGCCCGGTGGACAAGATGATGCTGGTCGAGATCATCAAGGGCGCGCACACCGGCGACATCGCCGTGGCCAAGGCGCTGGATTTCGTGCGCCAGATCCGCAAGACGCCCATCGTGGTGAACGACGCGCGGTTCTTCTACGCCAACCGCTGCATCATTCCCTATATCAACGAGGGGATCCGCATGGTGGCCGAAGGGGTGGAACCCGCCCTGATCGAAAACGCTGCCAAGCTGGTGGGAATGCCGCTGGGTCCGCTGCAACTGGTCGACGAGACCTCGATCGATCTGGGCGTCAAGATCGCCAGGGCGACCAAGGCCGCGATGGGCGACGCCTATCCTGATGGTGCGGTGGACGAGGTGCTGTTCTGGATGGCCGGTGCGGGCCGGTTGGGCCGGAAATCCAACGCGGGCTTCTATGAATATGACGACACCGGCAAGCGCGGAGTGATCTGGCCCGGTTTGCGCGACAAGCACCCGGTCGCCGACACGCAACCCGATCTGACCGAGGTGCAGCACCGTCTGCTCTTTGCACAGGTGCTGGAGGCCGTGCACGCGTTCGAGGCCGGCGTTCTGACCGACATCCGCGAGGGCGATGTTGGCGCGATCCTGGGCTGGGGCTTTGCGCCCTGGTCGGGCGGGCCGTTCAGTTGGCTGGATATTCTGGGCACGCCCTATGCCGCCGAGCGCTGCGACCAGTTGCAGGCGGCCTTCGGTGACCGCTTTGCCTGCCCGGATCTGCTGCGCGAGATGGCCGAGCGCAACCAGAGCTTCTATGGGCGTTTCGGAACCGGAACGGGCAGCAAGGCCGCCTGATCCAAAGCCAACGGATCGCGACGGAAAAGGGGCCAGCGGCCCCTTTTCTTTTGTATGGCGAACGCGGCGCTCAGGCGGCGCGGCAGACGGTCAAAGCGTCATCGCCCGGCATACCGGCCATAACCCCGACACTCAGGCGTAAGCACGCCCCCCGCCGGACAGCCGCACCATTGGCATCAGCGGGCAATTCGGTCCATACTGTGACGATGCCGTCACCCAAGAACCTCGGTCACCAATTGCCGCGCGTCCGTTTGGGACAGCACGGGCACGGCATCAAGCGGCCTTTGCGCCAGAATATCGGAACCATGGCTCAGCACGTAGGACCCATCGTCAATGGCCATCAATTGTGGCAACTCCGTTTCGAGGTGCACGGAGGGTTGCCGCTCCGTTGGATCATCCGAGTGTACACCGGCGAGACCCAACAAAACCCTTACGGGAATGACCGCGAAGGATAGCCCTGACCGCCCATCATACTCGAACAGCACGGAGTTGTCCGGCATGACCCGAACCGGGGCGGCATTCCCAAGCACGCCGGCAGGCACAGAAAGCGGCCAGATATGCATCGGGCAGGTCACGTTGCTGCTGAAGGTGTAGCCCTTTGAGATGCCCAATATCGGAACAAAGCCATCATCAAAGGTCATGACCTCATCGCCCGCGCGCACCTCGGTTGCGCGGCGCGTACCTCTCGAGGTCAGAACATAGTTGTCGGAAAGCAACCCCGAGGCGGAACAGGCGGCACAGGCCAGGGGGGTATTTCCCGCTTCGCAGAACGGGCGCATGGATTCTGAGAATTTTCGCTTCAAAACGACCACACCTCCCCGTCAAGGGCAGCCGCCCCAACGCCCCACGGGTCGGGAGGAACCGTGTGCTCCGCATTCGAAACTTGCGATGCGAAAAGGGGACACCACCCTACACCGCGCGTCAATCGTCGGTGCCAAACACCCTGGCGGAAAACACGACAAGGTCCTGCAAGCGCCACCAATGAACCACCTTTGATCGGGACAGATGCGCACCCCGCGGGGCATGGCAACACAGCTTGCAGGCCCACTGTAGCGACCTTTCCCGCGCGGGCTCCCGGACCAGCGTGCAGGATCAGGGCCCTTGGTGCGGGCGGGCCTTTTCTTTTCTTGCGCGTTGCGCCATCACTTGGCTCAGATTATTTCGCCGCAACGGAGGGGTTCCATGGGCTGGATGAAGGACGAGACCGGGCTTGAGAAACGCGCGGCCAATTTCGTGCCGTTGACGCCGCTGTCGCATCTGCAACGCGCGGCCCAGATCTATCCCAACCGCACCGCCGTGGTCGATCGCGCCTTTCGCACCACCTATGCTGAACATACCGGCCGCGTGACGCGCCTTGCCTCGGCCCTTGCGCGCCGCGGCGTGCATCCGGGCGATGTGGTCGCCGCCATCATGCCCAACACCTACCCCCATGTCGAAGCGCATTTCGGCGTGCCCGCCTGTGGCGCCATCCTCAACTCGATCAATATCCGCCTCGATGTGGGCACGATCAGCTACATCCTCGATCACGGCGAGGCCAAGGTGGTGCTGTGCGACACGCAGTTCCTCGGTACGGTCGAGGCCGCCTTGAAGGAGATGGAGGCCGAAAACCTGCCCCTGATCGTCGAGGTGCCGGACGAGGCGGCCGGCTATCACGCAAGCGGCCGTCACGTGACCTACGAGCAGCTCTTGGCCGAAGGCGACCCCGAGTTCGAATGGATCCTGCCCCAGGATGAATGGGAATCCATCGCGCTGAATTACACTTCGGGCACGACCGGCCGGCCCAAGGGTGTCGTCTATCACCATCGCGGGGCCTACCTGATCTCAATGGGCACGCCGATTTCCTGGCGCATGACGCTCTACCCCCACTACCTGACCATCGTGCCGCTTTTTCACTGCAACAACTGGTGTCATGTCTGGACGATGCCCTTGGTCGGCGGCACCACCGTCTGCTGCCGCGAGATCACGGCCAAGAACATCTACGACGCCATCGCGGACGAGGGTGTGACCCATTTCGGCGGCGCGCCCATCGTGTTGAACATGATCGTCAACGCCAAACCCGAGGAAAAGCGCGCCTTCGACCACACGGTCGAGGTGTTTACCGCCGGTGCGCCGCCCGCCGCCGCGACGCTTGCGGCGATCGAGACGATGGGCTTCAACATCACGCAGGTCTACGGGCTGACCGAAACCTATGGTCCGGCGACTGAATGCACCTTCAAGGACGGTGTCTGGGACGTGCTGGAGGGGGCCGACCGCGCCACCGTCAAGGCCCGTCAGGGCGTGGCCATGCCGCAGATGGACCACATCACCGTCATGGACCCCAAACATATGGAACAAGTGCCGATGGATGGCGCCGCGCTTGGCGAGATCATGATGCGCGGCAACGCGGTGATGAAAGGGTATTACAAGAACCCCCGCGCCACCAACGAGGCGTTTCGCGGCGGCTATTTCCACACCGGCGATATCGCCATGCAGCACCCCGACAGCTACGTACAGATCGCCGACCGCGCCAAGGACATCATCATCTCGGGCGGCGAGAATGTCAGCTCGGTCGAGGTCGAGGGCGCGCTGATGCACCACCCCGCCGTGCTGCTATCGGCGGTCGTGGCCAAACCCGACGAGAAATGGGGCGAAGTGCCTTGTGCCTTTGTCGAGTTGAAGGACAGCGCCGAAGCCAGCGAACAGGAATTGATTGAATTCGTCCGTCAGCGCCTTGCCGGTTTCAAGACGCCCAAACATGTGGTGTTCCGGGATCTGCCGAAAACCTCGACCGGAAAGGTCCAGAAGTTCGAGCTGCGCAAGGCCGCCGCGACGTTGTAAGCGGGCGGCGGCTTCTCAGATTGAGGGACAGCCCGCAAGGGGCTAGTCTTGCGCCCAAAGAACGACAGGCAGGACGCCCGCGATGACCGCGCTGCAACAATACCGTCGGCTCGAGGCGCTCGGCCTCTGGCGGGAAAACGCTGCCGATCAGCGGCGCGAGGTCGTCGTGTCCCTGGGCGATGCAACGCTGGTCGTATCCACCGCGCATGAAACCGCGCTGACGCATTGGTCGCTGGCCGCCGTCGAACGGTTGAATCCGGGCCGCATTCCCGCGCTCTACAGCCCCGGTGCCGACAGCACCGAGCGGCTGGAAATCGAGGACCCCGACATGATCGAGGCCCTCGAAAAGGTTCTTGCCGCGATCCGGCGTTCGGGCCCGCATCCGGGGCGTTTGCGGTGGCTTTTGGGGGCCGGGTTCGGGCTGGGTGCCCTGGCGCTGGCCGTCTTCTGGTTGCCCGAGGCCCTGACACGGCAGACCGTCGCCCTGCTTCCCGAAGCCAAGCGCGCCGAGATCGGGGGGGCCCTGCTCGACGAGATGACGCGCCTTGCGGGTCAGCCCTGCACGGCACCACGCGGCCTTGGCGCGCTGCGCGATTTGACGGGGCGGGTGTTCCCCGGCCCCAATGCACCCGAGGTGGTGGTGCTGCCCGCGACCATCCCCGACACGATCGCCCTGCCTGGTAACCTGATCGTCATCTCGGCCGCGCTGGTCGAGGATCACGAGACACCCGAGGTTCTGGCCGGCTACCTGCTGGCAGAAGAGGCGCGTCGGCGCGCCGTCGACCCGATCCACGCCCTGCTGACCGAGGCAGGGCTGACCGTGACCTTTCGCCTCCTGACGACGGGCCTGATCGCGACCGAGCCGTTGGCCGAATACGCAATGACATTGCTGAGCCGTCCCGAAGCGCCCGTACCGGCCGCGAAGCTGATCGCCCTGTTCGACGAGGCGCGGATCTCGACCCAACCCTATGCCTTTGCCCGAGACGTCTCGGGCGAAACTGTCCTGCCCTTGATCGAAGCGGACCCCTTGCGCAACGCCGACCGCGCGCCGCTGCTCAGCGATCAAAGCTGGGTCAGCCTGCAAGAGATCTGCACACGGTCCTGACGCGGCCCGCCGCGGGTCGCGCCCGCCCTCAGGAGTCGGAGCCGGGAACCGGCGGCATTAGGTTGCGCTCGTCGGACCCTGCGCGCACCACGCGGACACGCGGTTCCGGTTCGGCCGCGACCAGCCGACGGGGCACCGTATCGGTCCAGATCATGGCCATCTCGGCCTCGCCCGAAATGTGGCGAATACCGCGCATCGGGTTGATGCGACCATCCTGCCAGACCTGCACATAGCCGTCCGGGATCACCTGGTCGGGCGCGGGCGGCGGCTGAATACGGGCCGCGACATGGCCCGTGGGACTGACGCGTTCGCCGTTATAGGTGACCGGGTTCAAACGGGCACCCGGCCGGTTCAGGCCACGGGCCGCATCGCCGGGATGCACGGCCTGCGGGCCACAGCGCACACCCGGCCCCGACAGGTATTGCGCGGTCAGCCCGGTCATTCCGGGACAGGTCGTCTGGTTTCGGGGGGCTGCGGGCACCTCGACCGGCTGTAGGGTCGGACGGGTGGCCGATGGGCCCGGCAGAACCCGGATGCCCGGCGTGCTGACCGCGGCCGGCGTTTGCCGGATCACGGTACGCGGCTGCGTGGGCGCCGCGCTGCGCGGCGCCGCAGCCATGGTCGTGGGCGCCCCACCGATGACGGTCACGCCCGGGCCCGGATTGGCCGGATCGGCCGCCCCCCGCGCCGGACCGGCCCCGGCCACGCGCGTGGGCTGATAACCACA comes from Roseibacterium elongatum DSM 19469 and encodes:
- a CDS encoding 3-hydroxyacyl-CoA dehydrogenase NAD-binding domain-containing protein, with the translated sequence MTDFTMQIDADGVAIVTWDVPGKSMNVLSREAFATVETLIDDALADDAVKGIVITSGKDSFAGGMDLNTLATIRQESGDDPAKGLFDFTMNGHRILRKLERAGMDPKTNKGGKPIACAIPGTCAGIGTEIALACHRRFMADNPKAKIGLPEILVGIFPGGGGTTRYSRMVGTMAAAPVLLEGRMLDPKKAKSAQLVDEVVPADDLLSRAKEWVLSAKDADIVKPWDQKGWKMPGGAPYHPAGFMTFVGASAMINGKTKGVYPAAKALLSSVYEGALVDFDTALKIEARWFTSVLMKPSSSAMIRSLFLNKEALEKGANRPAVEDQRVKKVGVLGAGMMGAGIAYVSANAGIEVVLIDAAQDAADRGRAHAEGILDKGMKRGKVTPEKKEQVLGRITATTDYAALEGCDLIVEAVFEDPGVKAEVTAKAEAQMLETGVFATNTSTLPITELATASARPEQFIGIHFFSPVDKMMLVEIIKGAHTGDIAVAKALDFVRQIRKTPIVVNDARFFYANRCIIPYINEGIRMVAEGVEPALIENAAKLVGMPLGPLQLVDETSIDLGVKIARATKAAMGDAYPDGAVDEVLFWMAGAGRLGRKSNAGFYEYDDTGKRGVIWPGLRDKHPVADTQPDLTEVQHRLLFAQVLEAVHAFEAGVLTDIREGDVGAILGWGFAPWSGGPFSWLDILGTPYAAERCDQLQAAFGDRFACPDLLREMAERNQSFYGRFGTGTGSKAA
- a CDS encoding Hint domain-containing protein translates to MKRKFSESMRPFCEAGNTPLACAACSASGLLSDNYVLTSRGTRRATEVRAGDEVMTFDDGFVPILGISKGYTFSSNVTCPMHIWPLSVPAGVLGNAAPVRVMPDNSVLFEYDGRSGLSFAVIPVRVLLGLAGVHSDDPTERQPSVHLETELPQLMAIDDGSYVLSHGSDILAQRPLDAVPVLSQTDARQLVTEVLG
- a CDS encoding AMP-binding protein, which produces MGWMKDETGLEKRAANFVPLTPLSHLQRAAQIYPNRTAVVDRAFRTTYAEHTGRVTRLASALARRGVHPGDVVAAIMPNTYPHVEAHFGVPACGAILNSINIRLDVGTISYILDHGEAKVVLCDTQFLGTVEAALKEMEAENLPLIVEVPDEAAGYHASGRHVTYEQLLAEGDPEFEWILPQDEWESIALNYTSGTTGRPKGVVYHHRGAYLISMGTPISWRMTLYPHYLTIVPLFHCNNWCHVWTMPLVGGTTVCCREITAKNIYDAIADEGVTHFGGAPIVLNMIVNAKPEEKRAFDHTVEVFTAGAPPAAATLAAIETMGFNITQVYGLTETYGPATECTFKDGVWDVLEGADRATVKARQGVAMPQMDHITVMDPKHMEQVPMDGAALGEIMMRGNAVMKGYYKNPRATNEAFRGGYFHTGDIAMQHPDSYVQIADRAKDIIISGGENVSSVEVEGALMHHPAVLLSAVVAKPDEKWGEVPCAFVELKDSAEASEQELIEFVRQRLAGFKTPKHVVFRDLPKTSTGKVQKFELRKAAATL